GAACAAGTTAAGTTAAATGAAGGGTTTACTGAACTAGAAATAATAGAGCTGAGCATTGGCGATAAATGCAACGCTTGGAATCATTATATCCATAACCTAGCAGAATATGCTGACGTACATTTTTTTGTAGATGCCGATGTCAAATTTTCAGATAGATGCTTTGATCTAATGGCCGAGCATCTAACGCAGTCTCCTCAAGACACTGTGACGATAGCAGGTATGCCTTTAACAGGCAGAAATAAAGCATATTATGAAAGCTTAGTTATTGAACGCGCTTGTTTTTTTGGAAACCTTTATGGTTTAAGACACCGCTTTATAGAGCGCTTACAAAATACCAGTTTTCACCTCCCTAAAGGGTTAAACTGGATTGATTCATTCTTGACCAAAGCAGTTAATACGGACTTAACTTTTGGTAACAAAAACCTACCAAACCGAGTAACTTACCTTGAGGGAACGGGATATTTATTTGATAATTTATCTGTTTTTTCATGGGCTGATATAAACTTATACCTAAGCCGAATTGCCCGTTACGAGCTAGGTAAATTACAAGAGCGCTATTTAGACCAGCTTAACTTTAATGACTGGCCAGAATCAATGAAAGACATAAATTTACAACTAGATAAAAACTTCGAGCAAGAAACGATCTCATTATCATTTATCAAGAAGTTCATGGTAAAAAAACGCCTTAAAAGACTTATTTTAAAAGCGGCAAAATGATGTTTACATTCCCGATTGAATCATACAAGGCAATTCACTTTGAGTAGTTTAAAAAAAACACTTTCCAGTAGTTTTTTATTAAGTTTTGAAACCATATTAAGAAAATTAGTCGGACTTGTTAGTACATTAGTGTTAGCGCGCCTATTGATGCCTGAAGATTTTGGGATCATTGCTATTGCCTTAATGACAATGGGCCTATTAGAGGCCATGAAGGAGTTTGGGGCAGGAGCGTACTTGATGCGTTCAAAAGATATTAACAAAGATATGATCAATACTTCATGGACCATTGGATTAATATCTACTATCGTATTTGCATTAATATTAGCCGTTAGTTCCCCCTTGGTTGCTGCATATTTTGAAGACCCTCGACTCATTCCTGTTCTCTGTGTTTACGCTACAATGTGGCTTTTACGCTCTGTAGGAAATCCAGGGACTGTTTTATTAAAAAGAGAACAAAATTATTTACCCATCGTCAAAGCGAGTATCATTAGCAAGGTCATTTCTGTGGTAATAGTTATTCCCGCTGCAATATACTTTCAAAATTACTGGGCCTTAGTAATAGCCCAATACTCTATGTCGTTAACAGGTGTTATAAGTGGTTATATAATTCACCCACATAGGCCTAGGTTATGTTTAGTTAACTTTAAAGAGCAATGGAAGTTTTCAAGTTGGTTTCTATTACAGTCTATATTGGGGTATTGCCGCTCACAGCTTGATACCTTTTTAGTTGGTTCATTTTTCGACAAGGCCGCGCTTGGCTCATACCATACAATGAAATATTTAGCATCGATGCCAACCACCTTCTTAATAGGCCCAGCTACTGAGCCATTACTTGTGCAATTAGCCAAAATTAAAGATACAAAGGCGTACTTTTCACAGCAATATAATGTAAGTTTGATTGTGCCTTTGTGTTTAGCAATTCCAGCATGTCTATTTATTTACTATAACCATGCATTAGTGACCCACATCATATTAGGTGACAATTGGATCGAATATTCAAAATTATTTGCTATATTTTGCATTTCAATTTTTACCATTTTAGTCCAACAGCACGCGTTACGTGTACTAATTATTCACGCAAAAACCAAACAAATTTTTTACTTTGAAATATTATCTTTTATCGGTTTATATGGTTATTTACTCACCCAGAACTTTGACGAAATCCTTGTTTTTTCTACATCAAAAATAGCAATTGAACTATTAATGGCGCTACTTGTATTTATATACGTGACAATAAGATACACCTCTGTAAATAACTTATTACAGTGTTTTTTATGTATATTACCCGTTGCTATTTCTGCATACATAGCTTCATATACAACGCGGCATATAATATTAGACCAGGGAGAGATAATTCAATTTATTATTACTACTGCCTCATTCGGCATAATTTATTTTTTAAGCTTGATTATTCAAGTTATGATTCTGAGGAATATGAGTAGAGAGTGGGCTTATATATGGAATATTTGCAGAAAAGTCATAATCAAAACCTTAGAAAGCAAACCGTTTAAATCAAAAAAGATATAGGCACACTCAATATGTTTTATTTTATTACTACATTAAGGCACCCCAGTAATGCTAAAAACTATCAGTCAGTATTAAATTTACTAAAGAACACAATTGAATCTGTTTGTAGTCAAAAAACGCAACACAGTTACAAATTTTTGATTGTTTGCAACGAAATACCCGACATTAAAGTCGACACAAGTAAAGTTGAGTTTCTAGCAGTCGATTTTGAGCCCCCAGGTGAAGGTGCTGGCAGTAAACTTTCTTTTGAAAGCGTACTTAAAGATAAAGGCACAAAACTAGCGGCGGGCTTAGCATGGATACATCAATATAATCCAAGTAAAGTATTTATCATTGATGCTGATGACTGGGTTAGTCGTGACGTTGTCGAGTTTGTGAATTCTAATCCAGAAGTAGATTATTGGCATGTCGACACAGGTTATTTAGTCAATCTTGCAGAGAAAAAGAGCACACGTAAACATGGATTATGTCGATACTGCGGTAGTACTTATATATACAACTACCATAAACTACTTAACTTAATAGGTTATACTGGCACATTAAACCAAATATTATCCCAAGATCAAATAATCGAAAATATAGATGGGTTCGGCTTACTTTATTTGTTAGGTGACCATAGACGTCAATTAGGTTTTTTTCATAGGCTTCAAGAGAAAATAATCCCCATCCCATTTAAAGCCATTTGTTGGATACTTGACACTGGAGAAAACCATTCAGGAAAAACAGGCGGAAGCGATGGAGTACCCATTACTGCAGCAATGTTAAATGAGTTTGGTATCAAGAGCTTTGATATACCAGATCGCAAAGCAACATTAATGGAGAAATGTAAAGAATTCATTGCCAAAACGACTTCTCGTATAGGTTGGGCCAAAACTGATAAAACAGCAGAAAAAGTGTAGGAAAACAATGATTAACCTAATAAAAAAACCTCAGCAGCCTCAAAAAAAATATCTAGTCTTTACCTCTGCTGGTATCAACTCTAATTTAATGCATTGGTTAAAAGGTGAACGCAACTTTGATTTATGGGTCAGTTACTATGGCGATGAAGATAATAAATTTAAAGATAATGCCGACTATTATATTGCTAAAAAAGGTGGGAAATTCCCTAATTTCCATTATTGTTATCAAAAATGGAATGAAATAATAAGTCATTATGATGCAGTTATGATCATGGATGATGACTT
The sequence above is a segment of the Paraglaciecola sp. L3A3 genome. Coding sequences within it:
- a CDS encoding glycosyltransferase family A protein; this translates as MNNKLTYSIVMFAYNEEKNIKNSILSIQQQKSAQLNKFYLIANGCTDNTAKIAEQVKLNEGFTELEIIELSIGDKCNAWNHYIHNLAEYADVHFFVDADVKFSDRCFDLMAEHLTQSPQDTVTIAGMPLTGRNKAYYESLVIERACFFGNLYGLRHRFIERLQNTSFHLPKGLNWIDSFLTKAVNTDLTFGNKNLPNRVTYLEGTGYLFDNLSVFSWADINLYLSRIARYELGKLQERYLDQLNFNDWPESMKDINLQLDKNFEQETISLSFIKKFMVKKRLKRLILKAAK
- a CDS encoding oligosaccharide flippase family protein encodes the protein MSSLKKTLSSSFLLSFETILRKLVGLVSTLVLARLLMPEDFGIIAIALMTMGLLEAMKEFGAGAYLMRSKDINKDMINTSWTIGLISTIVFALILAVSSPLVAAYFEDPRLIPVLCVYATMWLLRSVGNPGTVLLKREQNYLPIVKASIISKVISVVIVIPAAIYFQNYWALVIAQYSMSLTGVISGYIIHPHRPRLCLVNFKEQWKFSSWFLLQSILGYCRSQLDTFLVGSFFDKAALGSYHTMKYLASMPTTFLIGPATEPLLVQLAKIKDTKAYFSQQYNVSLIVPLCLAIPACLFIYYNHALVTHIILGDNWIEYSKLFAIFCISIFTILVQQHALRVLIIHAKTKQIFYFEILSFIGLYGYLLTQNFDEILVFSTSKIAIELLMALLVFIYVTIRYTSVNNLLQCFLCILPVAISAYIASYTTRHIILDQGEIIQFIITTASFGIIYFLSLIIQVMILRNMSREWAYIWNICRKVIIKTLESKPFKSKKI